In a genomic window of Ignavibacteria bacterium:
- a CDS encoding alpha/beta hydrolase fold domain-containing protein codes for MTFFPEMNSVVPNRAGKPLHITTTLPNEAAPAPLVLILHGFKGFRNYSFLPWIAQHAAMHGMIAIRFCFSGNGMNGTSWMVQDLDAFAANTISQEIDDVHDMIGLIKNDPSFATVREQWNGQIFIVGHSRGGGIAQVVSRELVEGGTAPFVKTAVYNSVGTWTRWTNRQRAEWAKAGAFSFTNERTKQIVQMNVSYVEDIESNAERLSLDSAAAALGDRLAFFHAENDLTVPLSEIVALRSRTNTAASLHIIPNTTHTFGMTHPVDRITHGFVAVLKESFSWLLQ; via the coding sequence ATGACGTTCTTCCCTGAAATGAACAGTGTTGTACCTAACCGCGCCGGGAAGCCCCTTCACATCACAACCACACTCCCCAACGAAGCGGCTCCAGCCCCGTTGGTATTGATTCTGCATGGATTCAAGGGATTTCGCAACTACAGCTTTTTGCCATGGATAGCCCAGCATGCGGCTATGCACGGAATGATCGCCATCAGATTCTGTTTCTCGGGCAATGGCATGAACGGTACATCGTGGATGGTGCAGGACCTTGATGCGTTCGCTGCCAACACGATCTCTCAGGAAATTGATGACGTGCATGACATGATCGGCCTGATAAAGAACGACCCGTCGTTTGCCACCGTGCGCGAGCAGTGGAATGGGCAGATCTTCATCGTTGGGCATTCACGCGGTGGCGGTATTGCGCAGGTTGTATCACGCGAATTGGTCGAGGGTGGTACCGCCCCCTTCGTTAAGACCGCAGTCTATAACTCCGTTGGGACATGGACGCGCTGGACTAACCGACAGCGCGCAGAGTGGGCCAAGGCAGGAGCATTCTCTTTCACGAATGAACGAACGAAGCAGATCGTGCAGATGAATGTGTCGTACGTTGAAGACATTGAGTCGAATGCAGAACGCCTATCGCTCGATTCTGCAGCAGCGGCACTTGGTGATCGTCTGGCGTTCTTCCACGCAGAGAATGATCTCACCGTCCCACTCTCCGAGATCGTGGCACTCCGGTCGCGCACGAACACGGCCGCCTCCCTGCACATCATTCCAAACACCACCCATACATTTGGCATGACCCATCCCGTCGATCGCATCACGCACGGATTCGTCGCAGTCCTCAAGGAAAGTTTTTCGTGGCTACTCCAATGA
- a CDS encoding T9SS type A sorting domain-containing protein, which produces MRVLFLTIVTIVVTTTASAQFWQNTDGPPSASTCMVTNSKGHVIVGTPFSKIYRTTDRGNSWVPFDNGIDDGGANWYPINQLSVAANDVLYAAVNGLGVLRSTNDGESWTKVDIGLTIAPNSRISISTKSPAGGPTQIFVGYDAGASNLKAQFSSDGGATFVSLPLAQANGIPSATSSLFEVFLSPNSDKKFISVAYNKGLFRTTDNGTSWRRIDNGDGNSNESDDLYATFAYDKNGHIYVGRNALPGSAKTTNAVVIKSINDGEQWAYLLNGWDNRDVTNNRISAISFGANGDMWVTTEKNSGPFKGTNYGEVFTVVKDGLAGDGACSGVVVTKDNHVFIAPTGDPVHRHLDPASSVEETMPFAVRTGIMPNPASDRVSVTVETDVPSNVVVDLLNVAGERVIDGHTAFVTPGASQRISLVTQGIPQGVYTLRAVANGNVTMQTVVIAR; this is translated from the coding sequence ATGCGCGTCTTGTTCCTCACAATCGTCACTATCGTTGTCACCACAACGGCTTCCGCACAATTCTGGCAAAACACTGACGGTCCTCCGTCGGCATCCACCTGCATGGTCACGAACTCAAAAGGTCACGTGATCGTTGGCACACCGTTCAGCAAGATCTATCGGACCACGGACCGAGGCAATTCATGGGTCCCGTTTGACAATGGCATTGATGATGGTGGTGCTAATTGGTATCCGATCAACCAATTGAGTGTGGCTGCGAATGACGTCCTCTATGCAGCCGTCAATGGTCTTGGTGTGCTCCGCTCAACGAATGACGGCGAATCGTGGACGAAGGTTGACATCGGTCTGACGATCGCGCCTAATTCCAGGATCAGTATCAGTACGAAGTCACCAGCTGGCGGACCTACTCAGATCTTTGTGGGATATGATGCGGGTGCATCAAACCTCAAGGCGCAGTTCTCCAGTGACGGCGGTGCAACGTTCGTCTCTTTACCTCTTGCACAGGCAAACGGGATACCTAGTGCAACATCCTCGTTGTTCGAAGTATTCCTCTCTCCAAACTCCGATAAGAAGTTCATTTCTGTTGCTTATAACAAGGGGCTTTTCCGCACAACGGACAATGGCACGTCATGGAGACGGATCGATAACGGAGACGGCAATTCAAATGAGAGCGACGACCTCTACGCCACATTTGCCTATGACAAAAACGGTCATATCTATGTTGGACGTAACGCCCTCCCTGGCTCAGCTAAGACCACCAATGCTGTGGTCATTAAATCGATCAATGATGGCGAACAGTGGGCCTACCTGCTCAACGGTTGGGATAACCGCGATGTAACGAATAACCGAATCTCTGCGATCTCGTTTGGCGCCAATGGTGATATGTGGGTGACAACGGAGAAGAATTCCGGACCATTCAAAGGAACGAACTACGGCGAGGTCTTCACAGTCGTGAAGGACGGGCTTGCTGGTGATGGCGCTTGCTCAGGTGTTGTCGTAACCAAGGACAATCACGTCTTCATTGCCCCAACGGGTGACCCTGTTCACCGCCACCTGGACCCTGCGAGTTCGGTGGAAGAGACTATGCCATTCGCAGTTCGCACCGGCATCATGCCGAATCCTGCAAGTGATCGCGTCAGTGTTACGGTTGAGACTGACGTGCCATCCAATGTGGTGGTGGACCTTCTCAATGTAGCCGGTGAGCGCGTGATCGATGGGCATACCGCCTTCGTCACGCCAGGCGCTTCGCAACGCATCTCGCTCGTCACACAAGGCATTCCGCAGGGTGTCTACACGCTTCGTGCTGTTGCCAATGGCAACGTGACGATGCAGACGGTAGTTATCGCCCGTTAA
- the trmD gene encoding tRNA (guanosine(37)-N1)-methyltransferase TrmD: MRIDIVCVVPQILESFVSTSIIGRGQEKGLVEIHLHNLHDHATDRYKHIDDSPYGGGAGMVIQCEPVFACIEGLLAQRHYDDVIYLCPDGKLLTQEVCNELSLKRSLILLCGHYKGIDQRIRDVLVTREISVGDYVLTGGEIAAAVLTDAIVRLVPGVVGDAESVLDDSFMHGLLDAPLYTKPAEFRGLPVPEVLTSGNHKLIREWREAQSLAKTKERRPDLLEGRGE; this comes from the coding sequence ATCCGCATTGATATCGTCTGCGTGGTACCGCAGATCCTTGAGTCGTTCGTGTCTACGTCGATCATCGGAAGAGGTCAAGAAAAGGGGCTCGTGGAGATCCACCTTCACAACCTCCACGACCACGCAACGGATCGCTACAAACACATCGATGACTCGCCCTACGGCGGTGGCGCCGGGATGGTGATCCAGTGCGAACCGGTGTTCGCCTGTATCGAAGGTCTGCTCGCTCAAAGACACTATGACGATGTGATCTATCTCTGTCCGGACGGCAAACTTCTAACCCAAGAAGTCTGCAACGAACTCTCATTGAAGAGATCGCTGATCCTGCTCTGTGGACATTACAAGGGCATTGACCAACGTATCCGCGACGTACTGGTCACGCGTGAGATCTCTGTTGGCGACTACGTACTCACCGGAGGCGAGATCGCTGCGGCTGTACTCACAGATGCCATCGTCCGGCTCGTACCGGGCGTAGTAGGCGATGCTGAGAGCGTACTCGACGACTCGTTTATGCATGGACTTCTCGACGCACCGCTCTACACGAAACCCGCTGAATTCCGCGGACTGCCCGTACCGGAAGTTCTCACGAGCGGAAATCACAAGCTGATAAGAGAATGGCGCGAAGCACAGTCGCTTGCAAAGACGAAGGAACGCAGACCCGATCTTCTGGAAGGAAGAGGAGAATGA
- the mpl gene encoding UDP-N-acetylmuramate:L-alanyl-gamma-D-glutamyl-meso-diaminopimelate ligase has protein sequence MNIHFVGVGGTAMGSVAVACRMQGHHVTGSDGPLYPPMSTVLDEAGIDRSEGYSASRLRTIAPDLVVIGNAISRGNEELELVLDERWDMTSMAELVGRLFISKNTSIVCCGTHGKTTTSSMAAWLLESAGFNPGFLIGGVPGNFSVGCRPVPPEIHDTRAGVFVSEGDEYDTAFFDKRSKFIHYRPTIAIINNLEFDHADIFDSTEAIIRSFQHMVRLIPRSGVLLVNAEDQNARAAAEKAPCPVEFVGTSEGATWRITDITEEGNSTSWTILRNGEKYGRFTLPMPGEHNLRNATMAIAATAAAGLTSEEQQIGLPLFTAPKRRLEEIGSWNGCIVVDDFAHHPTAIAATIKALQQRYPQSNVHVVFEPRSNTTTRNFFQHELAQCFKGASTVCLGPVNRPERYKAEERLDTEMLVREISAMGITAVSLSPDRASDPSWGKDIADILANHIQPNDVIAILSNGDVGGLRRLLR, from the coding sequence ATGAACATCCACTTTGTCGGGGTTGGCGGCACGGCCATGGGGTCGGTTGCCGTTGCGTGCAGAATGCAGGGTCACCACGTTACTGGAAGCGATGGCCCACTCTACCCCCCGATGAGCACCGTGCTGGATGAGGCCGGGATCGACCGTTCAGAAGGGTATTCTGCCAGCCGTCTGCGTACTATAGCTCCAGACCTGGTCGTGATAGGGAATGCCATCAGCCGAGGGAACGAAGAGCTGGAGCTTGTCCTGGACGAACGGTGGGATATGACGTCCATGGCCGAGCTCGTGGGACGTCTTTTCATCTCCAAGAACACTTCCATCGTCTGCTGCGGAACCCACGGGAAAACAACCACGTCCAGCATGGCGGCATGGCTGTTGGAGTCCGCAGGATTCAACCCAGGCTTCTTGATCGGCGGCGTTCCGGGGAATTTCAGTGTTGGATGCAGGCCGGTACCCCCAGAGATCCACGACACGCGTGCCGGAGTCTTTGTCAGCGAAGGTGATGAGTACGACACTGCGTTCTTCGACAAACGCAGCAAGTTCATTCACTATCGACCGACCATCGCCATCATCAATAATCTCGAGTTCGACCACGCGGATATTTTCGACAGCACCGAAGCCATCATCAGATCCTTTCAGCATATGGTGCGACTCATTCCTCGCTCCGGAGTGCTGCTCGTGAATGCTGAGGACCAAAACGCTCGTGCTGCAGCCGAGAAAGCCCCCTGCCCCGTTGAATTTGTTGGTACGTCGGAAGGGGCAACATGGCGCATCACGGACATCACAGAAGAAGGCAACTCTACCTCGTGGACCATTCTCCGTAATGGTGAGAAGTACGGCAGGTTCACGCTCCCTATGCCAGGTGAGCACAATCTTCGTAATGCCACGATGGCAATTGCAGCTACAGCTGCGGCTGGTCTTACCTCAGAGGAACAGCAGATCGGCCTTCCCCTCTTCACTGCTCCGAAGCGTCGCTTGGAGGAGATCGGCTCGTGGAATGGCTGCATTGTTGTTGACGACTTTGCCCATCACCCAACTGCCATCGCCGCAACCATCAAGGCTCTCCAGCAACGATACCCACAGAGCAACGTGCATGTTGTCTTTGAGCCGCGTTCGAACACTACTACTCGCAATTTCTTCCAGCACGAACTGGCTCAGTGTTTTAAAGGGGCAAGCACTGTCTGCCTTGGTCCTGTGAACCGACCTGAACGCTACAAGGCAGAAGAGCGACTCGATACCGAAATGCTCGTGCGCGAGATCTCTGCGATGGGCATCACAGCGGTCTCCCTTTCGCCGGACCGCGCGTCGGATCCGTCTTGGGGCAAGGACATTGCCGATATCCTCGCCAACCACATTCAACCCAACGACGTCATCGCCATCCTCAGCAACGGCGACGTTGGTGGCCTGCGGAGGCTCCTGCGTTAG